In Nomascus leucogenys isolate Asia chromosome 25, Asia_NLE_v1, whole genome shotgun sequence, a single genomic region encodes these proteins:
- the ERVH48-1 gene encoding suppressyn precursor encodes MACIYPTTCYTSLPTKSLNTGISLTTILILSVAVLLSTAAPLSCHECYQSLYYRGKRQQYFTYHTHIERSCYGTLIEECVESGKSYYKVKNLGVSGSRNGAICPRGKQWLCFTKIGQWGVNTQVLEDIKREQIIAKANASKPTTPPENHPRYFHSFIQKL; translated from the coding sequence ATGGCCTGTATCTACCCAACCACTTGCTATACCTCTCTTCCAACCAAAAGTCTTAATACAGGAATATCCCTCACCACGATCCTAATACTGTCAGTAGCTGTCCTGCTGTCCACAGCAGCCCCTCTGAGCTGCCATGAGTGTTATCAGTCTTTGTACTACAGAGGGAAGAGGCAACAATACTTTACTTACCATACTCATATAGAAAGATCCTGTTATGGAACCTTAATTGAGGAATGCGTTGAATCAGGAAAGAGTTATTATAAAGTAAAGAATCTAGGAGTATCTGGCAGTCGTAATGGGGCTATTTGCCCCAGAGGGAAGCAGTGGCTTTGCTTCACCAAAATTGGACAATGGGGAGTAAACACTCAGGTGCTCGAGGACATAAAGAGAGAACAGATTATAGCCAAAGCCAATGCCTCAAAACCAACAACTCCCCCTGAAAATCACCCGCGGTATTTCCATTCCTTTATACAAAAACTATAA